The Toxoplasma gondii ME49 unplaced genomic scaffold asmbl.1889, whole genome shotgun sequence genome contains a region encoding:
- a CDS encoding hypothetical protein (encoded by transcript TGME49_314650~Predicted trans-membrane domain (TMHMM2.0):134-154) → MAIVRLNSQCHLATDFAGCRMLSWTPKFVSNRRFRGITPCTVVVCMLLLLSPEAPVAFRWPFHHPAHPQWTNSGVPQFLFASAAEQTQTPEHGTESETDGVDTQAQSEQPPAIRRRTRSLGSSLRQRSVAAKRMMLARFFLAAIPIIALGYGCYKFFEEEGETAGDEDGRMVPDAEEEESGNQEVRYIF, encoded by the exons ATGGCGATTGTGAGGTTGAATTCCCAGTGTCATTTAGCCACCGACTTCGCGGGATGTCGAATGTTGTCTTGGACACCCAAGTTTGTTTCAAACAGGCGTTTCAGAGGGATTACGCCATGCACCGTCGTCGTTTGTatgctgctgcttctgtcaCCAGAAGCGCCGGTCGCCTTTCGATGGCCGTTTCATCACCCGGCCCACCCTCAGTGGACCAACTCTGGGGTACCGCAATTCCTTTTTGCTTCAGCAGCGGAACAGACACAAACGCCAGAGCACGGAACGGAATCAGAAACCGACGGCGTGGACACCCAAGCACAAAGCGAACAACCGCCAGCAATCAGACGTAGAACCAG ATCTCTGGGCTCGTCACTTAGACAACGCAGTGTTGCCGCAAAAAGGATGATGCTCGCGAGATTTTTCCTGGCTGCGATCCCTATTATCGCTCTTGGTTACGGATGCTATAAATtcttcgaggaagaaggtgaaacAGCAG GTGATGAAGACGGACGTATGGTTCctgacgcagaagaggaaga